In Herbaspirillum seropedicae, a single window of DNA contains:
- a CDS encoding SURF1 family protein — protein MPTRFRFRIIPFCAMLIVAAAGIALGQWQTHRAQEKQALQARMQARAAEAPLSALPPDDQSLQDEFRQVSLRGQFIPQWTLYLENRPHQGAVGFHVLTLFKPEGSAQAVVVARGWAPRDAVDRTRVPQSPPAQGTTEVQGLLRRDAGHVLQLGQADAPRPGAILQNLDLAALAQASGMPLSGFVIEQGGDVSDGLLRDWPAPSLGIDRHRGYAVQWYALAAMAVLFFIVTGFRRGRNDKT, from the coding sequence ATGCCAACCAGATTCCGTTTCCGGATCATTCCTTTCTGCGCCATGCTCATCGTGGCCGCCGCCGGCATCGCACTGGGGCAATGGCAGACCCATCGGGCGCAGGAAAAGCAGGCCCTGCAAGCGCGCATGCAAGCCCGCGCCGCCGAGGCGCCCTTGTCTGCACTGCCTCCTGATGATCAATCGCTGCAGGATGAATTCCGCCAGGTCAGCTTGCGTGGTCAGTTCATCCCGCAATGGACGCTCTATCTGGAAAATCGTCCCCACCAGGGCGCCGTCGGCTTCCATGTCCTGACCCTGTTCAAGCCGGAGGGCAGCGCGCAGGCCGTGGTAGTGGCGCGTGGATGGGCGCCGCGTGACGCCGTTGATCGCACCCGGGTGCCACAGTCGCCGCCGGCCCAGGGGACGACCGAAGTGCAAGGCCTGCTGCGCCGGGATGCCGGACATGTCCTGCAACTGGGACAGGCCGATGCACCCAGGCCCGGCGCCATCCTGCAGAATCTCGACCTGGCGGCCTTGGCGCAGGCGTCCGGGATGCCGCTGTCGGGCTTTGTGATCGAGCAGGGCGGGGACGTGAGCGACGGGTTGCTGCGCGACTGGCCCGCGCCCTCGCTGGGCATCGACCGGCACCGAGGCTATGCCGTGCAGTGGTATGCACTGGCGGCGATGGCTGTTCTCTTTTTCATCGTGACAGGATTCAGACGTGGCCGTAACGACAAAACCTGA
- a CDS encoding twin transmembrane helix small protein, with the protein MKIVVAIAFILILASLASALIFLMRDKGKSNRTVQALTLRVGFSVALFLFILLSYKLGWIQPTGIR; encoded by the coding sequence ATGAAAATCGTCGTCGCCATCGCCTTCATCCTGATCCTGGCCAGCCTGGCCTCGGCGCTGATCTTCCTCATGCGCGACAAGGGCAAGAGCAACCGCACCGTACAGGCGCTGACCTTGCGGGTAGGCTTTTCGGTGGCGCTGTTCCTGTTCATCCTGCTGAGCTACAAGCTGGGCTGGATACAGCCCACCGGCATCCGCTGA
- a CDS encoding cytochrome c oxidase subunit 3, which yields MSSQQAKAPHYFVPGPSRWPMMAGISMLITMIGASAWVNGVSWAPYVNILGILMVLVVLYYWFGDAIRESESGLYSERIDLSYRWSMSWFIFSEVMFFAAFFGALFYARSITMPWLADLDHKLIWPDFAGQWGNVGPAGTVENFTTMGPFPIPTINTLLLLTSGVTLTISHHAMRAGHRTQTAVWLFLTILLGAVFMGFQAYEYIHAYSELNLKLSSGIYGSTFFMLTGFHGFHVTMGAIMLSVVLYRVLRGHFTPTHHFAFEGAAWYWHFVDVVWLGLYVVVYWL from the coding sequence ATGAGTTCTCAGCAAGCCAAGGCGCCCCACTATTTCGTTCCAGGCCCGTCACGCTGGCCGATGATGGCGGGCATTTCCATGCTCATCACCATGATCGGGGCCTCGGCCTGGGTCAATGGTGTGTCGTGGGCCCCTTATGTCAACATCCTCGGCATCCTGATGGTGCTGGTGGTCTTGTACTACTGGTTCGGTGACGCCATCCGCGAGTCCGAGTCCGGCCTCTACAGCGAGCGCATCGATCTGTCCTACCGCTGGAGCATGAGCTGGTTCATCTTTTCGGAGGTGATGTTCTTCGCGGCCTTCTTCGGTGCGCTGTTCTACGCCCGCAGCATCACCATGCCCTGGCTGGCCGATCTGGACCACAAGCTGATCTGGCCGGACTTCGCTGGCCAGTGGGGCAATGTCGGCCCGGCCGGCACGGTGGAAAACTTCACCACCATGGGACCGTTCCCCATCCCCACCATCAACACGCTGCTGCTGCTGACCTCGGGCGTGACGCTGACCATCTCGCACCACGCCATGCGCGCCGGCCATCGCACGCAGACGGCAGTGTGGCTGTTCCTGACCATCCTGCTGGGGGCGGTCTTCATGGGCTTCCAGGCCTATGAATATATCCACGCCTACAGCGAGCTGAACCTCAAGTTGAGCTCGGGCATCTATGGCTCGACCTTCTTCATGCTGACCGGCTTCCACGGCTTCCATGTGACCATGGGCGCCATCATGCTGTCGGTGGTGCTCTATCGCGTGCTGCGCGGGCACTTCACGCCCACCCATCACTTCGCCTTCGAAGGCGCGGCCTGGTACTGGCACTTCGTGGACGTGGTGTGGCTGGGCCTGTATGTGGTGGTGTACTGGCTGTAA
- a CDS encoding DUF2970 domain-containing protein — translation MKAVFWSFFGVRKRKDYESDAARLNPVHVIIAGILGAALFVAVLVIIVKLVVGSATGQ, via the coding sequence ATGAAGGCGGTGTTCTGGTCCTTCTTCGGCGTGCGCAAGCGCAAGGATTATGAATCGGATGCGGCCAGGTTGAATCCGGTCCACGTGATCATCGCCGGCATCCTGGGCGCTGCCTTGTTCGTGGCGGTGCTGGTGATCATCGTCAAGCTGGTGGTGGGCAGCGCAACAGGGCAATGA
- a CDS encoding cytochrome c oxidase assembly protein, whose translation MSQHDDPLQDQEERGLNRVMLRKLLVVAVLMFGFGYALIPVYRKICEVTGVNFLTPKDVTVEAPANTQIDKSRTITVEFDGNAQGPWRFRPTVTSMQVHPGEMTQVTYEVVNTQSRNVDAQAIPSYAPQQSAAFFKKVECFCFTQQTLGPNQAKQMPVVFYIDPKLPKDVTTITLSYTFFEINGKDKTAG comes from the coding sequence ATGAGCCAACACGATGATCCGCTGCAGGACCAGGAAGAACGCGGCCTGAACCGCGTGATGCTGCGCAAGCTGCTGGTGGTGGCGGTGTTGATGTTCGGCTTTGGCTACGCGCTCATCCCGGTCTATCGCAAGATCTGCGAAGTGACCGGCGTGAACTTCCTCACGCCCAAGGACGTGACGGTGGAAGCGCCCGCCAATACCCAGATCGACAAGTCGCGCACCATCACCGTGGAGTTCGACGGCAATGCCCAGGGGCCGTGGCGTTTCCGCCCCACGGTGACGAGCATGCAGGTCCATCCCGGCGAGATGACCCAGGTGACCTACGAAGTGGTCAACACGCAATCGCGCAACGTCGATGCCCAGGCCATTCCGAGCTACGCGCCGCAGCAATCGGCGGCGTTCTTCAAGAAGGTGGAGTGCTTCTGCTTTACCCAGCAGACGCTGGGGCCCAACCAGGCCAAGCAGATGCCGGTGGTGTTCTATATCGATCCGAAGCTGCCCAAGGACGTGACCACTATCACGCTGTCCTATACCTTCTTCGAGATCAATGGCAAGGACAAGACCGCAGGCTGA
- a CDS encoding cytochrome oxidase small assembly protein codes for MTARKKPNNLRTGLLLGLVALAFFIGIFINRIWFAQ; via the coding sequence ATGACTGCACGCAAGAAACCCAACAACCTGCGCACCGGCCTGCTGCTGGGGCTGGTGGCGCTGGCCTTCTTCATCGGCATCTTCATCAACCGCATCTGGTTTGCCCAATGA
- the ctaD gene encoding cytochrome c oxidase subunit I — translation MTTTVDHAPDHSHDHGHGHAHDDHAHDHPHGWRRWLFATNHKDIGTLYLWFSFTMLLSGGVLALLIRAELFQPGLQFFRPEFFNQLTTMHGLVMVFGAIMPAFVGFANWMIPLQIGASDMAFARMNNFSFWLLPPAALLLAGSFLVPGGATAAGWTLYAPLSTQMGPGMDMGIFAMHIMGASSIMGSINIIVTILNMRAPGMTLMKMPMFCWTWLITAYLLIAVMPVLAGAITMTLTDRHFGTSFFNAAGGGDPVMYQHIFWFFGHPEVYIMILPAFGIVSQIIPAFARKPLFGYASMVYATASIAILSFIVWAHHMFTTGMPVTAQLFFMYATMLIAVPTGVKIFNWIATMWRGSMTFETPMLFSVGFIFVFTMGGFTGLILAVTPIDIQMQDTYYVVAHFHYVLVAGSLFALFAGYYYWGPKWTGFMYNEWRGKFHFWASLITFNITFFPMHFLGLAGMPRRYADYPAQFTDFNMIASIGAFGFGLSQVYFLFFVVIPSIKGGKQAEAKPWEGAEGLEWTVPSPAPFHTFEEPPVVK, via the coding sequence ATGACTACCACTGTCGATCACGCCCCCGATCATTCGCACGATCACGGGCATGGGCATGCACATGACGACCACGCGCACGATCATCCGCATGGCTGGCGCCGCTGGCTCTTCGCCACCAACCACAAGGACATCGGCACGCTCTACCTGTGGTTCTCGTTCACCATGCTGCTCTCGGGTGGCGTGCTGGCGCTGTTGATCCGGGCCGAGCTGTTCCAGCCGGGCCTGCAGTTCTTCCGCCCCGAATTCTTCAACCAGTTGACCACCATGCACGGCCTGGTGATGGTGTTCGGCGCGATCATGCCGGCCTTCGTGGGCTTCGCCAACTGGATGATCCCGCTGCAGATCGGCGCCTCCGACATGGCCTTTGCGCGCATGAACAACTTCTCGTTCTGGCTGCTGCCACCGGCCGCGTTGCTGCTGGCCGGCTCCTTCCTGGTGCCGGGCGGCGCCACAGCCGCCGGCTGGACGCTGTATGCACCGCTGTCCACCCAGATGGGACCGGGCATGGACATGGGCATCTTCGCCATGCACATCATGGGCGCGTCGTCCATCATGGGCTCGATCAACATCATCGTCACCATCTTGAACATGCGCGCCCCTGGCATGACGCTGATGAAGATGCCCATGTTCTGCTGGACCTGGCTCATCACCGCCTATCTGCTCATCGCCGTGATGCCGGTGCTGGCCGGCGCCATCACCATGACGCTGACCGACCGCCACTTCGGCACCTCCTTCTTCAACGCTGCCGGCGGCGGGGACCCGGTGATGTACCAGCACATCTTCTGGTTCTTCGGCCACCCCGAGGTCTACATCATGATCCTGCCGGCCTTCGGCATCGTCTCGCAGATCATCCCGGCCTTCGCGCGCAAGCCGCTGTTCGGCTATGCCTCGATGGTGTACGCCACCGCCTCGATTGCGATCCTGTCCTTCATCGTCTGGGCGCACCACATGTTCACCACCGGCATGCCGGTGACCGCGCAGCTGTTCTTCATGTACGCCACCATGTTGATTGCGGTGCCGACCGGCGTGAAGATCTTCAACTGGATCGCCACCATGTGGCGCGGCTCCATGACCTTCGAGACGCCGATGCTGTTCTCGGTGGGCTTCATCTTCGTCTTCACCATGGGCGGCTTTACCGGCCTGATCCTGGCCGTCACCCCCATCGACATCCAGATGCAGGATACCTACTACGTGGTGGCCCACTTCCACTACGTGCTGGTGGCCGGCTCCCTGTTTGCGCTCTTCGCCGGTTACTACTACTGGGGCCCGAAGTGGACCGGCTTCATGTACAACGAATGGCGCGGCAAGTTCCACTTCTGGGCTTCGCTGATCACCTTCAACATCACCTTCTTCCCGATGCACTTCCTGGGTCTGGCGGGCATGCCGCGCCGCTATGCGGACTACCCGGCGCAGTTCACCGACTTCAACATGATCGCCTCCATCGGCGCCTTCGGGTTCGGGCTGTCGCAGGTGTACTTCCTGTTCTTCGTCGTGATCCCGTCGATCAAGGGCGGCAAGCAGGCCGAGGCCAAGCCCTGGGAAGGCGCCGAAGGCCTGGAATGGACCGTGCCCAGCCCGGCCCCCTTCCACACCTTCGAAGAACCGCCGGTGGTGAAGTGA
- the coxB gene encoding cytochrome c oxidase subunit II: MKLAKRLQSLILGASLLAAGLPAWAVVDSPGGPAVLQMNFQPPVTKIAEQIYDLHILMLIICLVIFVAVFGVMFYSIIKHRKSVGHKASTFHESTAVEIAWTVVPFLIVIGMALPATKTVVAMKDTSNADLTIKVTGMQWKWGYDYLKGEGEGISFLSNLATPREQVTDPSLKKNDNYLIEVDNPVVVPVNKKVRIVTTANDVIHSWTIPAFGVKQDAIPGFVRDTWFRAEKIGTYRGQCVELCGKDHAFMPIVVNVVSEDDYKQWVDGKKKEMAAKADDPNKTWTVDELKQRGEKVYAANCVTCHQANGKGVPGAFPALDGSPVVNGPKDGQIHLVLNGKNAMPPWKGVLNDTEIAAVITYTRNSWSNKAQENIVQPAEVLAARK; encoded by the coding sequence ATGAAACTTGCGAAGCGCCTTCAATCCTTGATCCTTGGTGCCTCGCTGCTGGCGGCCGGCTTGCCGGCCTGGGCAGTGGTGGACAGTCCGGGGGGACCGGCCGTGTTGCAGATGAATTTCCAGCCCCCGGTGACCAAGATCGCCGAGCAGATCTATGACCTGCACATCCTCATGCTCATCATCTGCCTGGTCATCTTCGTGGCCGTGTTCGGCGTGATGTTCTACTCCATCATCAAGCACCGCAAGTCGGTTGGCCACAAGGCCTCCACCTTCCATGAAAGCACGGCGGTCGAGATCGCCTGGACCGTGGTGCCGTTCCTGATCGTCATCGGCATGGCCCTGCCGGCCACCAAGACGGTGGTGGCGATGAAGGACACCTCCAATGCCGACCTCACCATCAAGGTCACCGGCATGCAGTGGAAGTGGGGCTATGACTATCTCAAGGGCGAAGGCGAGGGCATCTCCTTCCTCTCCAACCTGGCCACGCCGCGCGAGCAGGTCACCGATCCCTCGCTGAAGAAGAACGACAACTACCTCATCGAAGTGGATAACCCGGTGGTCGTACCGGTTAACAAGAAGGTACGCATTGTTACCACCGCCAATGACGTCATCCACTCCTGGACCATTCCCGCCTTCGGCGTGAAGCAGGACGCCATTCCCGGCTTCGTGCGCGACACCTGGTTCCGCGCCGAGAAGATTGGCACCTATCGCGGCCAGTGCGTGGAGCTGTGCGGCAAGGACCACGCCTTCATGCCCATCGTGGTCAACGTGGTCAGCGAAGACGATTACAAGCAGTGGGTCGATGGCAAGAAAAAGGAAATGGCCGCCAAGGCTGATGATCCCAACAAGACCTGGACCGTGGACGAGTTGAAGCAACGCGGCGAGAAGGTCTATGCGGCCAATTGCGTGACCTGCCACCAGGCCAACGGCAAGGGTGTGCCGGGGGCATTCCCGGCGCTGGACGGCAGCCCCGTGGTCAACGGTCCCAAGGATGGCCAGATCCACCTTGTGCTCAACGGCAAGAACGCCATGCCGCCCTGGAAGGGTGTGTTGAACGACACCGAGATCGCCGCCGTGATCACCTACACGCGCAACAGCTGGTCCAACAAGGCCCAGGAAAACATCGTGCAGCCCGCCGAAGTGCTGGCCGCCCGCAAGTAA
- a CDS encoding DUF2244 domain-containing protein, with the protein MLCTVSLTVALGFTLHGAWIILVFSFIESTAVGAAMLVYARHATDREVVRLADEGLVVEVTQGSRSSRSTLHWQGMRIDYPVGRQALVALESRGQRVEVGRFMNEGQRREFARELQRELSARTGAMAAVSFL; encoded by the coding sequence ATCCTTTGTACGGTTTCACTGACAGTCGCACTGGGCTTCACGCTGCACGGCGCCTGGATCATTCTGGTTTTTTCATTCATTGAGTCAACGGCGGTGGGCGCGGCCATGCTGGTCTACGCCCGTCACGCCACGGATCGCGAAGTGGTAAGGCTGGCCGACGAGGGCCTGGTCGTCGAGGTGACGCAGGGTAGTCGGTCCAGCCGCAGCACGCTGCACTGGCAGGGCATGCGCATTGACTATCCTGTGGGCCGCCAGGCGCTGGTGGCCCTGGAGAGCCGGGGGCAGCGCGTGGAAGTGGGGCGGTTCATGAACGAAGGCCAGCGCCGCGAGTTCGCCCGCGAACTCCAGCGCGAACTCTCGGCCAGGACCGGCGCAATGGCTGCAGTCTCATTCTTATAA
- a CDS encoding methyltransferase domain-containing protein: MSLPPPSASAKLSAPIDLPLVRRRFAHPQRVAESDFLRREVSARMQERLALVKIHPREVLDAGCGEGADLPVLQKRYPEAQVVGLDGAYGMLAVAAEHQRGAQSAMNRLFGSINKWLGSGPALSGPELACADFARLPLAANALDLVWSNLALHWHPQPDRVFAEWRRVLRVEGLLMFSCFGPDTLREVRSAFERIDLAPHTLPFVDMHDFGDMLVNAGFSTPVMDMETITVTYDTPQRLLEDVRAWGGNPLETRRRSMMSRDQYQRLLAAFEAMRKPDGKIPLTFEIIYGHAFRPVPKTTAAGESIIRFDRPPR, encoded by the coding sequence ATGTCCCTGCCGCCGCCTTCCGCCAGCGCCAAGCTGAGCGCTCCCATCGACCTCCCCCTGGTACGCCGCCGCTTTGCCCATCCGCAGCGCGTGGCCGAGTCCGATTTCCTGCGGCGCGAGGTATCGGCGCGCATGCAGGAGCGCTTGGCGCTGGTGAAGATCCATCCGCGTGAAGTGCTCGACGCCGGCTGTGGCGAAGGTGCGGACCTGCCGGTCTTGCAGAAGCGCTACCCGGAAGCCCAGGTGGTCGGCCTGGATGGCGCCTATGGCATGCTGGCCGTGGCCGCCGAGCATCAACGCGGGGCGCAGTCGGCGATGAACCGCCTGTTCGGCTCGATCAACAAGTGGCTGGGTTCCGGTCCTGCACTGAGCGGTCCCGAGCTGGCCTGCGCCGACTTTGCACGGCTGCCGCTGGCGGCCAACGCGCTGGACCTGGTCTGGTCCAACCTGGCCCTGCACTGGCACCCCCAGCCAGACCGCGTCTTCGCTGAATGGCGTCGTGTCTTGCGGGTAGAGGGCTTGCTGATGTTTTCCTGCTTCGGTCCCGATACGCTGCGCGAAGTACGCAGCGCTTTCGAACGCATTGATCTTGCACCGCACACCTTGCCCTTCGTGGACATGCACGACTTCGGCGACATGCTGGTCAATGCCGGCTTTTCCACGCCAGTCATGGATATGGAGACCATCACCGTCACCTATGACACTCCGCAAAGGCTGCTGGAAGATGTGCGTGCCTGGGGCGGCAACCCGCTGGAGACGCGGCGGCGCAGCATGATGAGCCGCGACCAGTACCAGCGCCTTTTGGCCGCCTTCGAAGCCATGCGCAAGCCCGATGGCAAGATCCCGCTGACCTTCGAGATCATCTATGGTCATGCCTTCCGTCCGGTGCCCAAGACCACGGCAGCCGGCGAGAGCATCATCCGCTTCGATCGTCCGCCGCGCTAG
- a CDS encoding ComF family protein: protein MDRTSPKPASSQASSQATSPAKPATAAAAAAKGTSSAGYRRAAAPAPKKNSGPHWLKRLLARVPPLLPSACALCGAEGREILCAPCHKRFYTRQHRRCIQCAMPMPVTGKELRCGACLKDRPAFDATIVATDYFAPSDQLALALKFGGDLRLAPLLARLIHDASRRNPVPGSDVALPMPSLLAPVPLGRTRLQERGFNQALEIAKPLSQLMGLPLQPQLLERKKETEAQSALPVGARARNVRSAFALPFATMDQVRGLHVGIVDDVMTTGATLNEVAIVLKRHGARRVTNLVFARTLPV from the coding sequence ATGGATCGCACATCGCCGAAACCGGCCTCGTCACAGGCCTCGTCACAGGCCACTTCGCCGGCCAAGCCTGCCACCGCGGCGGCGGCGGCCGCCAAAGGCACCAGCAGCGCCGGCTATCGCCGTGCAGCCGCGCCTGCGCCCAAGAAGAACAGCGGTCCCCACTGGCTAAAGCGCCTGCTGGCGCGGGTGCCGCCCCTGCTGCCGAGCGCCTGCGCACTATGCGGAGCCGAAGGCCGCGAGATTCTCTGCGCGCCCTGCCACAAGCGTTTTTATACCCGCCAGCACCGCCGCTGCATCCAGTGCGCCATGCCCATGCCGGTCACCGGCAAGGAATTGCGCTGCGGCGCTTGTCTCAAGGACCGCCCGGCCTTCGACGCCACCATCGTCGCCACCGACTATTTCGCCCCGTCCGACCAGTTGGCGCTGGCCCTCAAGTTCGGCGGCGACCTGCGCCTGGCGCCGTTGCTGGCGCGGTTGATCCATGATGCCTCGCGCCGCAACCCGGTGCCGGGCAGCGATGTGGCGTTGCCCATGCCCAGCTTGCTGGCCCCGGTGCCATTGGGGCGCACGCGCTTGCAGGAGCGCGGCTTCAACCAGGCCCTGGAAATCGCCAAGCCGCTGTCGCAACTGATGGGCCTGCCCTTGCAGCCACAACTGCTGGAGCGCAAGAAGGAAACCGAAGCGCAATCAGCCCTGCCGGTGGGTGCGCGTGCGCGCAACGTGCGCTCCGCCTTTGCCCTGCCCTTCGCGACCATGGACCAGGTACGCGGCCTGCATGTGGGCATCGTCGATGACGTCATGACCACCGGCGCCACCCTGAATGAAGTGGCCATCGTGCTCAAGCGGCACGGCGCCCGGCGCGTGACCAACCTGGTCTTTGCGCGCACCCTGCCGGTCTGA
- a CDS encoding tRNA (cytidine(34)-2'-O)-methyltransferase, with the protein MFHVVLVEPEIPPNTGNIIRLCANTGAQLHLVEPLGFPLDDAKMRRAGLDYHEYANMQVHQDWDQFLAHRRQEPLFDEARMFAMTTHGSTPFAGLAFRPGDTFVFGSETRGLAPERRESFPTSQRIRLPMRPGNRSINLSNTVAVVVYEAWRQNGYEGGS; encoded by the coding sequence TTGTTCCACGTCGTCCTGGTCGAGCCGGAGATCCCTCCCAATACCGGCAACATCATCCGCCTGTGCGCCAATACCGGCGCGCAACTGCATCTGGTGGAGCCGCTCGGCTTTCCGCTGGATGACGCCAAGATGCGGCGTGCCGGACTGGATTATCACGAATACGCCAACATGCAGGTCCACCAGGACTGGGACCAGTTCCTGGCGCACCGTCGCCAGGAACCGCTCTTCGACGAAGCGCGCATGTTCGCCATGACCACCCATGGCTCCACGCCCTTTGCGGGCCTGGCCTTCCGGCCGGGCGACACCTTCGTGTTCGGCTCCGAAACCCGCGGCCTGGCCCCGGAGCGGCGCGAATCCTTCCCCACGAGCCAGCGCATCCGCCTGCCGATGCGGCCGGGCAATCGCAGCATCAACCTGTCCAATACGGTGGCGGTGGTGGTGTATGAGGCATGGCGGCAGAATGGCTATGAGGGTGGTAGCTGA
- a CDS encoding ABC transporter ATP-binding protein: MLKATDLKITFNPGTPIENPALRGLSLEIPTGQFVAVIGSNGAGKSTFLNAISGDLLVDTGKIEIDSTDVTRKQAWDRAGMVARVFQDPMAGTCEALTIEENMALAMARGRRRGFNFAIRGKMRELFREKLSILNLGLENRLTDRIGLLSGGQRQAVSLLMASLQPSRILLLDEHTAALDPKTAAFVLELTAKIVSESKLTTMMVTHSMRQALDYGDRTVMLHQGRVVLDVSGPERAGLDVPDLLKMFEQTRGEKLSDDALLLG; this comes from the coding sequence ATGTTGAAAGCCACCGATCTCAAGATCACCTTCAATCCCGGCACCCCCATCGAGAACCCGGCCCTGCGCGGCCTCTCGCTGGAAATCCCGACCGGCCAGTTCGTGGCCGTGATCGGCTCCAACGGTGCGGGCAAGTCCACCTTCCTCAACGCCATCTCCGGTGACCTGCTGGTCGACACCGGCAAGATCGAGATCGACAGCACCGATGTCACCCGCAAGCAGGCCTGGGATCGCGCCGGCATGGTGGCCCGTGTGTTCCAGGATCCGATGGCCGGCACCTGCGAGGCGCTGACCATCGAAGAGAACATGGCGCTGGCGATGGCGCGGGGCCGTCGCCGCGGCTTCAACTTCGCCATTCGCGGCAAGATGCGCGAGCTGTTCCGCGAAAAGCTCTCCATCCTCAACCTGGGGCTGGAAAACCGCCTCACCGACCGCATCGGCCTGCTCTCCGGTGGCCAGCGCCAGGCGGTGAGCCTGTTGATGGCTTCGCTGCAGCCTTCGCGCATCCTGCTGCTGGATGAGCACACCGCCGCACTGGATCCCAAGACCGCTGCCTTCGTGCTGGAGCTGACGGCCAAGATCGTCTCCGAGAGCAAGCTGACCACCATGATGGTGACCCACAGCATGCGCCAGGCGCTGGACTATGGCGACCGCACCGTGATGCTGCACCAGGGCCGCGTGGTGCTGGATGTGTCCGGCCCGGAACGCGCCGGGCTGGATGTGCCGGACTTGCTCAAGATGTTCGAGCAGACGCGCGGCGAGAAGCTTTCGGACGACGCCCTGCTGCTGGGCTGA
- a CDS encoding ABC transporter permease has product MSLYTLLGALEIGLIFSLVALGVLISFRILVFPDLTVDGSFPLGGAVAATMIAAGYNPFLSTFIALLAGALAGFTTAWLNVRLKIMDLLASILMMIALYSINLRVMGKPNVPLISEPTIFTILQPDAIPDYVARPLILLVVVIGAKLLLDWFFSSEIGLAMRATGANARMARAQGIATGRATLAGMALANSLVALAGALFAQTQGGSDISMGIGTIVIGLAAVIIGENILPARRLVWTTLAVILGAILYRFFIALALNSDFIGLQAQDLNLVTAVLVMLALVLPMGKRKLKLLKKGA; this is encoded by the coding sequence ATGTCGCTGTATACCCTCTTGGGCGCCCTGGAAATCGGCCTGATTTTCAGCCTGGTAGCCCTCGGAGTGCTGATCTCCTTCCGCATTCTGGTCTTCCCTGACTTGACCGTCGATGGCAGCTTCCCGCTGGGCGGCGCCGTCGCCGCGACCATGATCGCCGCTGGCTACAATCCCTTCCTGTCCACCTTCATCGCGCTGCTGGCCGGCGCCCTGGCCGGTTTCACCACCGCCTGGCTGAACGTGCGCCTGAAGATCATGGACCTGCTGGCCAGTATCCTGATGATGATCGCGCTGTACTCGATCAACCTGCGCGTCATGGGCAAGCCCAACGTGCCGCTGATCTCGGAGCCGACCATCTTCACCATCCTGCAGCCCGACGCGATCCCCGACTACGTGGCCCGGCCGCTGATCCTGCTGGTGGTGGTGATTGGCGCCAAGCTGCTGCTGGACTGGTTCTTCTCGTCCGAGATCGGCCTGGCCATGCGCGCCACCGGCGCCAATGCCCGCATGGCGCGCGCCCAGGGCATCGCCACCGGCCGCGCCACCCTGGCTGGCATGGCCCTGGCCAATTCGCTGGTGGCCCTGGCCGGTGCGCTGTTTGCGCAGACCCAGGGCGGCTCCGACATCTCCATGGGCATCGGCACCATCGTCATCGGCCTGGCCGCCGTCATCATCGGCGAGAACATCCTGCCGGCGCGTCGCCTGGTGTGGACCACGCTGGCGGTGATCCTGGGCGCGATCCTGTATCGCTTCTTCATTGCCCTGGCGCTCAACAGCGACTTCATCGGCCTGCAGGCGCAGGACCTGAACCTGGTCACGGCCGTGCTGGTGATGCTGGCGCTGGTGCTGCCCATGGGCAAGCGCAAGCTGAAACTGCTGAAGAAGGGAGCCTGA